One Lepeophtheirus salmonis unplaced genomic scaffold, UVic_Lsal_1.4 unplaced_contig_9177_pilon, whole genome shotgun sequence DNA window includes the following coding sequences:
- the LOC121131671 gene encoding uncharacterized protein codes for MINMRFLALFALVAVASAATVSKDQMIEKSVKCDLCKYLITKVNESVLTQDNADQVIEEVEEICAQAQEVSSFLGETCTRFVNDVLKPKIEDLLAGKQEPEKVCKELEMC; via the exons ATGATCAATATGAGATTCCTCGCCCTCTTCGCCCTTGTTGCCGTTGCCAGTGCCGCCACTGTCTCTAAGGATCAAATGATCGAAAAGAGTGTTAAGTGTGATCTTTGCAAGTATCTTATCACCAAAGTCAACGAAAGTGTTTTGACTCAAGACAACGCCGATCAAGTCATTGAGGAGGTCGAAGAA ATCTGTGCTCAAGCTCAAGAAGTATCTTCTTTCCTTGGTGAGACCTGTACCAGATTCGTCAATGATGTTCTTAAGCCCAAGATTGAGGATCTCCTTGCCGGCAAGCAAGAACCTGAAAAGGTCTGCAAGGAACTTGAAATGTGCTAA